CAGTTAGCTATGGTGAAATTTGGGAAACCCAGCATCATATTCAGAGACGAAGACCTCCAACTCTCCCTTAAAAGAAGTTAGCTGTTATTCTTTACCTCCACTTTGCTCTTCTGTGTCTGCAAGAGATCTCCAGCCTCCTTCACATTAAGAGCTTTTGTTCCTGGGTGTCTAAGTGGAGGTATACGAACTGCAGAAACCTCAGGAGGCTGTCCCTCAACCGTTTGGCGAGGAGTTCCACCTCGAGAGGGCGGAGCCTGGGGCCGCTCATATCCCTCCCCTAAGTCTGATATCTTGTTCGTTTTCAAAGTTCTGTACGGTTTGAAGCTTGAACTGGGTGAGTCTGTATTCAGAAATGCGTTCTTGACAGCATGCGGTGTGGTTTTGGTTGTACCAATGTCAAGTTGATCAAACAGATTTGCAGTGTCGTCCATTGGTGTTGCATAGTCTGCAATGAGTTGTTGTAGCTTGTCTGCTAAAAGTTGAACTTTTTTACCTTTATCTGGAAGTACTTCAAGCCTTTTCCTGTGGatgcataaaatatttaaattaagGGTTGGCACAACATTGCATGAAGGAAGATTCTAATTTTGCAAGAGACATATATCTCAAAACTAAACCTGTGAatacatatttttgttatgaGATTCATTCCACTATTATCTCCACAAGCGTGGAGATGACAGTGGaaaaaagtctcctattcataAGTTCTGGgtattttatctttttatcttctctaTGTTTttaggttttgaggaaataaaataaataaacaaataaataaataaataaataaataaatagaatgaatacaattttttactacacataaaaatatacttttatAACTCATTATAATAGTTTATATTTAATTATACTACAATATATTTCTAGAAACTATCTAAGGCTCCCCCATGAGCCTTAATAGGGGTCTAACAATACATTTTGGGCCTCaataacgctatacgttttcaAAATAATCGTTGTTAGATGAACATTTTACGATCGTTTGCCATTGgctggactaaaccattctttCAAAAAGGGTGTTGCGCGGCAGTGCGTGTGGGCTATATAGGTGCGAACGACGAGCATCAGAAACGGACAGCGCCCACTCACTTCCAATAGAAACACCCCagttacagaatggtttagtccaacttggccgcatgttttttaatttataactCAACAAAAGGGCAATGCAAGCATTCAGCCCTGGTGTGGTGGACGTCAATCACTGAGTCAGCGCCACTGAATCTTCAGAATCTTCAGAAAATATACTGCATGAAAACACCTTGGGAAGGTTTTTTAAACACACACTGCACACTGACGTTCGAGTACTCAGTGACTGACCACTGCACTGacaataattgggtctcagaattcatcactgcaacaacctatttttttgaaagtttgtatatactcagcgccttgagtaccttgtttggtagatacttgcgctatataagacttcgaattcgatattattattaatattattattattattaaaatgacaTAGTAAGTAAGGCTGTAGTGTAGTGTATACTGATGATACTCACTTATGTGACAATACCATCTGTTGTCTATTGAAAAGATCAATCAATTCGGCTCTAGTCTTTGATTCAATTTTTCCCATATCTCCTTGCTTAGCCATAGTGTCCTAACTTCTCAAACTTTGTAGTTGTAATTTGACAACCCACGACGACCGAAAAAGCACTATCCCCTAGGGCGGCGCCATTTTACACTAACTAAATCTCGACACTTGGTGGCTCAAATTACTGAATCTAAACCACatacttaggccgtgtccgaattggcgacttcggctacagctacggctagggcgcgcgcgtctgctattcttcaacactgacagacgcgctgatctagccgtagctgtagccgaagtcgcatATGCGGACACGGCcataagggtgcgttcgtttagcttccctgggtcgaccccggtgtgtggcggttttttccaCCAGGACGAACGtcggtaattatctgcacacattcgtcctggaaaaaaaaccaaccacacaccggggtcgacccagggaagctaaacgaacgcacccaataagaACCTTTATGTCTGTGGTCTAAACAAAGATATGGTCTAAattatgtttcattttttaCAGTGACCAGAATCACTTCTAAAAGTTGAAGCTCATTCG
Above is a genomic segment from Asterias rubens chromosome 10, eAstRub1.3, whole genome shotgun sequence containing:
- the LOC117295904 gene encoding DNA-directed RNA polymerase II subunit GRINL1A-like, which gives rise to MAKQGDMGKIESKTRAELIDLFNRQQMVLSHKKRLEVLPDKGKKVQLLADKLQQLIADYATPMDDTANLFDQLDIGTTKTTPHAVKNAFLNTDSPSSSFKPYRTLKTNKISDLGEGYERPQAPPSRGGTPRQTVEGQPPEVSAVRIPPLRHPGTKALNVKEAGDLLQTQKSKVEALMAQQAAERLSERLDIRMGEYKPLTPGRFREQETDSDDSSDDDEDDDEDDDEEEKTEQAT